In one window of Methanoculleus chikugoensis DNA:
- a CDS encoding DUF362 domain-containing protein: protein MADVYFAALRARGPHESKIAKIRRLFDAAGFDGAIRPGDLAAVKLHVGERGCDTYVHPLFARQVVDKIKERGAQPFLTDTATLYAGSRADAVRHTVTAIEHGFAYAVAGAPVIIADGLTGGYWREVAVGGKHFERVRIAGSILDADSMIVLSHVKGHDLAGFGGAIKNLAMGCAPPSGKAEQHAGRPFVEIERCGGCGKCTTVCPLAAMTLADGRAVLNPEHCVGCGDCMRSCPTGAIEFDWTTEIRPFIERLCEYALGAVRGKPGRVGYINFLLNITPDCDCVSWSDAAVVPDIGILASTDPVAIDRASFDLVNSEQGFSRTLLAGNFAPGEDKFKGIWDYTDGRYQFAYAAGIGLGEETYRLIEV from the coding sequence ATGGCAGACGTCTATTTTGCCGCCCTCAGGGCACGGGGTCCGCACGAAAGCAAAATCGCGAAGATCCGCCGCCTCTTTGACGCGGCCGGGTTTGACGGGGCTATCCGGCCGGGGGATCTCGCGGCCGTCAAGCTGCACGTCGGGGAGCGGGGGTGCGACACCTACGTCCACCCGCTCTTTGCCCGGCAGGTGGTCGATAAGATAAAAGAGCGTGGAGCGCAGCCGTTTCTCACCGATACCGCCACCCTCTACGCCGGGAGCCGGGCCGACGCCGTCCGCCACACCGTCACCGCGATCGAGCACGGGTTTGCCTACGCGGTGGCCGGCGCCCCGGTCATCATCGCCGACGGCCTCACCGGCGGGTACTGGAGGGAGGTCGCCGTCGGCGGAAAGCACTTCGAACGCGTCCGGATCGCCGGGAGCATCCTCGACGCCGACAGCATGATCGTCCTCTCGCACGTCAAGGGCCACGATCTTGCCGGGTTCGGCGGCGCGATCAAGAACCTGGCGATGGGCTGCGCCCCGCCGTCGGGGAAGGCGGAGCAGCACGCGGGCCGGCCGTTCGTGGAGATCGAGCGGTGCGGCGGGTGCGGGAAGTGCACCACGGTCTGCCCCCTGGCGGCGATGACCCTCGCCGACGGGCGGGCGGTGCTCAACCCGGAGCACTGCGTCGGGTGCGGCGACTGCATGCGGTCCTGCCCGACGGGCGCGATCGAGTTCGACTGGACGACGGAGATCCGCCCGTTCATCGAGCGGCTCTGCGAGTACGCCCTCGGCGCCGTCCGCGGCAAACCCGGAAGGGTCGGCTACATCAACTTCCTCCTCAACATCACCCCGGACTGCGACTGCGTCTCCTGGAGCGACGCGGCGGTCGTCCCCGACATCGGGATCCTCGCCTCCACCGACCCGGTCGCGATCGACCGCGCGAGTTTCGACCTCGTCAACAGCGAGCAGGGGTTCTCCCGGACGCTGCTTGCGGGGAACTTCGCTCCTGGGGAGGACAAGTTTAAGGGGATCTGGGACTACACGGACGGCAGGTACCAGTTCGCCTACGCCGCCGGGATCGGGCTCGGGGAAGAGACCTACCGGCTGATCGAGGTGTGA
- a CDS encoding flavodoxin family protein has product MSTGRVVLLCGSPRREGNTAQVLGECAKVLEREGVETETVMLGEMRILSCTACGLCTEGECSLDDGLNEIIERIREADGFIVGTPVYFGTARGDVTAALQRIGMVSMSSDSFLSRKVGGPIAVARRGGHTATLQELLMFYLINDMIVPGSTYWNMVFGRTPGEALGDEEGMRTVRRFAENVAYLIKKLR; this is encoded by the coding sequence ATGTCGACCGGTAGAGTTGTACTGCTCTGCGGGAGTCCCCGGCGCGAGGGGAACACCGCACAGGTGCTCGGGGAGTGCGCGAAGGTCCTCGAGCGCGAGGGTGTCGAGACCGAGACCGTCATGCTCGGAGAGATGCGTATCCTCTCCTGCACCGCCTGCGGGCTCTGCACCGAAGGGGAATGCTCCCTCGATGACGGCTTGAACGAGATCATCGAGAGGATCCGGGAGGCCGACGGGTTCATCGTGGGGACCCCGGTCTACTTCGGCACCGCCCGCGGCGACGTCACGGCGGCCCTGCAGCGGATCGGGATGGTCTCGATGTCGTCCGACTCCTTCCTCTCGCGGAAGGTGGGCGGCCCGATCGCCGTGGCCCGGCGGGGCGGGCATACCGCCACGCTCCAGGAGCTGCTGATGTTTTACCTCATCAACGACATGATCGTGCCGGGCTCGACCTACTGGAACATGGTCTTCGGGAGGACGCCGGGAGAAGCCCTGGGCGACGAAGAAGGGATGAGAACGGTCCGGCGGTTCGCCGAGAACGTGGCATACCTGATCAAGAAGTTGCGCTAG